DNA from Drosophila suzukii chromosome 2R, CBGP_Dsuzu_IsoJpt1.0, whole genome shotgun sequence:
TGAGTTCGAAAGCTTCCAGCAGCTGAACGAGCACCAGGCCCAGTGCACCGGTATCAGGAGCGTCAGTACGAGCAGTTCTCAGCTGCTACAGAAGAAGGAGCGCTTCTTCCGATGCGCGCAATGCAGCAGTGTGCACCAGTGCTGGCACTTTTTCCTCCACATGCGAGAAGTTCACCAGCGCTACATTTGTCTATATTGCAACCACGTGTACCCCAGTGTGGAGAAGCTGTCGCTGCATCTAGAGAACAAGCACGATATCGACCAGAGCCACTTCGCCAAGGATGCGTGGGCACTTCAGCAGAAAACGGAGGATAGGGCAAGGCATCTCGTCTGTTGCACGTGCCAAGCCACCTTCGTGCAGGGCTCTGAGTTTGAAGATCACGATTGCTCCCAGCTCATGCAGCCATGTGCTTTGTGCGGCCAAAAGGGTTGCCATGCCATGGGCTGTAAGAATAACAAACGAAAGCCGATACGAAGGAAGAGAAAGGTGCGAAGGCCGCCGGAACTGCCTCCGCCTCCGCCTCCGCAGCAGGTGGTTGAACAACCCGCACCTATAGAGGTAATACCGGAGCAACCGTCATTGCAGTTGCCGCTGCAAGCGGAGCTTGAGAACCCGCCACTGCAACCAGAACTTCAGAACCCCTTCCCGGTTGAAAACTGTAAGTTATAGCgcattattcattaatcacataACTAAATCATTCTATAGTTCCAGCGCCTGAGCCCGTCGAAGAACCCCCAGCGCCTCCTGTTCCCAAGTTGGTGGTGCCCAAGATTATGTTACGCGTGCCCAAAGAGTTTCAGAAGTCTGTTGATGCAGCTCTTAGCAGCACGGATACGGAGGAAGAGGAATTGGAAACGACGCAAGCAATGGAAGAAGCTGTGCCTGCACCACCCGAGGACTTACCCTTTGAGGCACCACCTCCGATTCAGCCGCCGGTGGTCAGCTTCGATGACTCGACTTCCGCTAAGCTGAATCGCGTTCTTGCGGAATTGGAGCGCACCAAGCTGGACATTGAGCGAACCAAGGCGGATATAATCACCAAAAAGCAATCCAAGGTAATCATGGCCCTTGCACAGGTGGAAAATGTTGCGCCACAGGTGGTGGATCCTCCTCAGCAGCTGCAGCCACAGCAAGAGGAACAACGTCGCTGGTCACTCACGCCGCCTGCGTCACCACACAACAATCACGTTAATCTGCCCGAACCTCCACCAGCTGTGATTACTGAATTTCAAGACCGTCCCGATGCAGTGCGTCGCAACAGCCTCGGTAGTGATTGCATGGACATAGATGACAGCTTGAATGGACCAGAAATTGAGGATAGTAGAGATCAGGCAAAGGAACAAGAAGAATCCGAGGAGGGAGCTCAACCTTTACAGGAAAGCCTACAGGTTGCAGAACCGCTTCTCATTGAGCCTCCTCCACCTGCCGACGGCATTATGGTGGCAGGAGCTGATACGCACACGGTGGATCTGCAATTGGATCGTCCTCTTGACCGATTCTCCATGGTTGATTTCGTACGTCTGTGCTTGAAATCTGTTTATGCTATGTGTCTGTACTGTAACCATGCTCGAAGAATCGCAGTGAATGGAAAACAGCTGGTACTCCATATTATTAGCCAGCACCGGTTTACGGCTACAGTGGACAGCATCACGGCAGAGGAGCTGCATGCGGAGACGATTGTTGCGAGGCTAAAAAGCTTTCTCCCGCACCTAGAGAACGAGTATATGAATGCAGCCAGTTGTTGCAGTGTGGAAGCTGGCAAGTATGCTGAGCCGTTCAACGAGCGAATCTATGAGTGCTTCACCTGCCGCTTTGTGACCTCTACGCACAAGGAGCTGTACACCCACAACAGGAGGATGCACATCAAGTCAAACATAATGTGCGTCATGTGTCAGACCAACTTCTACAGCTACAGTGAGATTCTGTGTCACATTTGTCCGGGCGAGGTGGCCGGCAGTATATATGACCTCCAGTTCCGGTGCTGCCTGTGCGAGATGGCTCCATTGCCTTCCGCATTTAGGCTGATGGTGCACCTGAGGAAACAGCACCAGGCCTGTGACATCTGTTTGGAGGATTGCCAGAGCCAGGCGAAGCTCTCGTCGCACGTGTGGAAGCACAAGCTGCTGCATTTGTGCTATCGGTGCGGTATTGCCTACCGCAACAAGCAGGACATCTCAAAGCATCTGTTCTGGAAGCACGGAACGGAGAGTGCAAGCTGCAAGCAATGTCTACAGAAGCGCTGGCGGCATGTCTACCACTTTTGTGTGCCGCCGGCGCAATTTCCATGCGAGCAGTGCGGCTTTGTTTTCAGCAAGGCCATCTACTTGGAGGTGCACCAAAGGATGCACTCAGGAGATTTCCGCTATGCGTGCACGGAGGAGGGATGCGAGGAGAAGTTTGTGTCGCGAAAGCTCCTGCTCAAGCACGCCAGCAGTCATGTGGTAAAGGAACTGACCCAAGCAGTTCCCGAAGAGCCGACGAATGGTGATATTACGGCCCAAAAGCTGGAGGAGATCAAAAAGGAACCAGAGGCCGAAGAAACGAAAGAAGGAAATGAAAAAGAAGAGAAACTCTTGTCTGCGGCGGAAACCAATAAAGAGTCTGCAAAGAAGGAGGAATCGGAGGAGTCTGTAAAAGAGCAGACAGTGAGTAAATCTGAGAATCGCAAGCGGCGCAAAAAGTCTAAGCGCAACAAGGAATCCTTGGAAGACCTCAATCTCATCGCACCCAATCTCTCGGAGTCTGATAGCAGTGAAGACAGCGATTCCAGTGCACCGAGAAGCAGCCACCAGGAGCAGCCAGTTCTGCCTATGCGATCGTCTGTGGATGACCTGGGCATGCCCAAGGTTATGCTCTCCCCATCCTCGGAAAGTGATGCCGACGAACTGGATGGCCAGCTCAAGCCGGAGGATAAGGAAACACTTATTGACGGCTCCAAAAAAGACAAGGATTTGGATGCTAGCAAAGCCGACGACGAATCAGAGCCCAAAAAGGAGGAAGATCAAGTGGATGTCTCGATTTGGAAAAACTTGCTTCAAAATCAGTCGGTCATCCCGGAGGATCAGGCGGTTAAGGAGGAGGAAAGAGAGGCAGTGCTGGTCAATCAGCCGCCTGCCAAGCTTCATGTTGCCTGGTCTGATCACGATTACTGCAAGTTGCACCGGACACCACCACCATCGCCCGTAAAACAAAAATCATCCGGCAAGGCATCGACCAAAACTCCAGGGCAGAATGCCTCAAGCGATAGCGACAGTTCCAGCAGCTCCAGCTCATCGGACTCGGATTCTTCAAGCTGTTCCTGTGGCTCAAACTGTAGCTGCAGttccagcaacagcagcagttCCAGCGATGACTCCGACGATTCGGACAGTTCCATCGCTCGAGGATCGCCCCAGAAGCGGTCGCGCAAGAAATCGCTAAAGCTGAAGAAAAGCACAGAGTCACTCAAAAACGGACAGCAAAATGATCGAATTCCAGAGGACGACGATAAATTGACTGCCGTGAATGAAAACCATAATTCTGGTGCTCCACCATCGCCGAAACCACCGCTGTATAATgagtcggatttcgatactGCTTTCTCGGATACAGATGAAGAGTTCTACGACTCCCATCCACAGAAACTGGCCAATGAACTGCTGGCTCAAAAACGCGAGGCTCTCCTGGCGGAGCATGCACCACTGCGGCCGAGCAACAATTACGACATTGTGGAGAACAGTCGACCTTCGACGCCATCCCTTCCTGAGGAGGCGTCTGCTTTTGCAGATAAGCGGGAAAGGGTGAGAAATAAGAAAAAGAAGCGGGAACGCAAGTCTACGTGTAGGTCTGGCAAGATGCCACAGATGGCTAGTACACCTCTCCCCATGGACAGGATGATCGGAATGCCTGGGATGATAGCGCCTTTGGAGCCACCCACTCCTATTCCGTCTCACCAAGAATCTTCTTTATTTCCCATCACCCCACTAACCCATCGCCATTTGCATTCTTCGATGACCAGAATGAGTGAGGGCAGCAGTTGCTCCGATGCCGATGGCCAACTGAAGCGCTCGAAACGTCAGCGAAGACCCAACAAGTTCTATGGCTACACGAGCGACGATGAAAACATGAGCACCATCCTTGCACCACCACTACAGGTGGGAATGCAGCTGATAAAACCACAGCCGCCACCACAGTTGACCTGGGCCAAGGAGGATCTGCCCACACCGCCCAAACAGCGTAATAGGAATAACAACAATAGTCACCACCATCACTCGCACAGCAATGGTGGAACCGGCTTGGCAGGATCGTCGCGGAAGAGGAGTAAGCAGCGATCGCTGATTGGAGCAGGAGGATCTCGCTCGGCCAAGCGCCACAAGCCAGATCGAGAAAATCACTTGCCACCCATTCCGACTCTCAAGATTCGACCCAGCCTGCTGCCTGCCACAGCTCCGCCGACAGACAGCAGTGACAGCAGTTCTGATGAGGATGATGCGGAGATTAATGTGACCAGTTTGGCAGTTCCGCAACCAGCACCTCCTCCAGTTTTGCCACCGCCTCCCCCGGTGGCTTTGCCGGTTCAACCACCTCCACCGCCTCCTGCTGCTACTGCTTTTAACCAACCCATTCCACCTGCCCTGCTGCCTAATCCCGGGTTCGCTACGCTGCAGTACTTCAAGGCCAACAACATTCGGTATCCCATTCGACCGCCGGCGGGAGCGCGTCTCGCTCGCGAGGGAGAATCCGTGTACTGCTACTGTCGCTGTCCCTATGATGAGGTCTCCGAGATGATCGCATGCGACGGGGACAACTGCCTGATTGAGTGGTTCCACTTCGAGTGTGTGGGAATCATGGTGGCGCCGCAGGGCAAGTGGTTTTGCGCCGAGTGCAGACCTAAGTACTCGGAGGGAATCTATCAGGGCGCCAAGCCGCAATGAAAGGGGGCGGCTTAACTGCATCATTGCTTCCTCCTACCACAAAAAAATCAACTATAACTACAAACCCCACTACAGAATGGATTACGCTTATTAATTGATAAAAACATGTAGTCGCTTGTTCTCGGCGATCAACTGAGAATGAGATCTATATCTTATCTAAAAActactaaaaaaaaacatctaGAGTAATAAAGTAACGTATTGTAAAAATGGAGGGAATATTGTTACCCCAGGCTCAAAGAGGCTCTCCGAGGAGAGCCTAAGCTAAGCTAATGCTAATTTAAATATCTGCAAAAAGCTTATCAAgtaatacatatatatttctatATCCACTTAAATCGTATGTAAATATCGATGGCTGCATATTTCGTATGCAATTTGTAAAATATCTAGATTACGCGAGAGATCCCATAAACACTTAGGAAATAGGGTATACACTTATAAATAGAAGCCCCCAAGTATAGTACATAACTAAttctacatatatatacatgtaaTGACTATGattagaaaacaaacaaatcgAAAGCCAGCTGCAAATCGAGATGCAATGGATTATGAGAAAATAAACATGCAACATTGTGAGACGTATACAACAAAAACTATCAAAACTAATTGTCCTAATTTGTTTGGTCACTACGGCGAAAGCGCTAATATTGGTTCATCAATTTATA
Protein-coding regions in this window:
- the MESR4 gene encoding uncharacterized protein MESR4, giving the protein MMEALDQQQAKLTSNRDDGEARTGSGTGSEVGATTGGGGGAAGEEDDFEEPHHALGLAEEESENNNAQEEKGEGKRKKSADDLIDLTLANGQDCRDMPEEETEPTEESPLDGGEATITTENEASLLVPADAAPSSTYLVKQELVDDIPEELVEPAKIPHEEFLGDIKLKTEVVDQADLLSDNQSEFLSDAEEQPVDFPVVKRVSEAAESAVDILPQEAESEEMEEKYFPSVDKDSESEDEEKLLTTPVIDLETDSECGEKEFLSIKDPNSPVLQNENVKEESQSSKDIYKYAVGEHVSNAEPEGDKAPSNRADESLLDGSDTVDSPSLTMDVDLPSSEDGGAPSDVIKIESDSEDEVRSVKLKEPNEEVVPMIKLNGAHQALKEEKQQEEEEKEQVESEQTPEEPKQLSVITNHIGKNTKVEDSTAPQEPPLSLILPVRTSRSRSTSSRSSTVSSASQPQLVIDHPESEHNARVQTLKLSLKRRRSKSSFVSQPEKQAKVETGSSVSSLLLQRLQGNPTVGPPVAPLESQVLNCAKCNLQFEFESFQQLNEHQAQCTGIRSVSTSSSQLLQKKERFFRCAQCSSVHQCWHFFLHMREVHQRYICLYCNHVYPSVEKLSLHLENKHDIDQSHFAKDAWALQQKTEDRARHLVCCTCQATFVQGSEFEDHDCSQLMQPCALCGQKGCHAMGCKNNKRKPIRRKRKVRRPPELPPPPPPQQVVEQPAPIEVIPEQPSLQLPLQAELENPPLQPELQNPFPVENFPAPEPVEEPPAPPVPKLVVPKIMLRVPKEFQKSVDAALSSTDTEEEELETTQAMEEAVPAPPEDLPFEAPPPIQPPVVSFDDSTSAKLNRVLAELERTKLDIERTKADIITKKQSKVIMALAQVENVAPQVVDPPQQLQPQQEEQRRWSLTPPASPHNNHVNLPEPPPAVITEFQDRPDAVRRNSLGSDCMDIDDSLNGPEIEDSRDQAKEQEESEEGAQPLQESLQVAEPLLIEPPPPADGIMVAGADTHTVDLQLDRPLDRFSMVDFVRLCLKSVYAMCLYCNHARRIAVNGKQLVLHIISQHRFTATVDSITAEELHAETIVARLKSFLPHLENEYMNAASCCSVEAGKYAEPFNERIYECFTCRFVTSTHKELYTHNRRMHIKSNIMCVMCQTNFYSYSEILCHICPGEVAGSIYDLQFRCCLCEMAPLPSAFRLMVHLRKQHQACDICLEDCQSQAKLSSHVWKHKLLHLCYRCGIAYRNKQDISKHLFWKHGTESASCKQCLQKRWRHVYHFCVPPAQFPCEQCGFVFSKAIYLEVHQRMHSGDFRYACTEEGCEEKFVSRKLLLKHASSHVVKELTQAVPEEPTNGDITAQKLEEIKKEPEAEETKEGNEKEEKLLSAAETNKESAKKEESEESVKEQTVSKSENRKRRKKSKRNKESLEDLNLIAPNLSESDSSEDSDSSAPRSSHQEQPVLPMRSSVDDLGMPKVMLSPSSESDADELDGQLKPEDKETLIDGSKKDKDLDASKADDESEPKKEEDQVDVSIWKNLLQNQSVIPEDQAVKEEEREAVLVNQPPAKLHVAWSDHDYCKLHRTPPPSPVKQKSSGKASTKTPGQNASSDSDSSSSSSSSDSDSSSCSCGSNCSCSSSNSSSSSDDSDDSDSSIARGSPQKRSRKKSLKLKKSTESLKNGQQNDRIPEDDDKLTAVNENHNSGAPPSPKPPLYNESDFDTAFSDTDEEFYDSHPQKLANELLAQKREALLAEHAPLRPSNNYDIVENSRPSTPSLPEEASAFADKRERVRNKKKKRERKSTCRSGKMPQMASTPLPMDRMIGMPGMIAPLEPPTPIPSHQESSLFPITPLTHRHLHSSMTRMSEGSSCSDADGQLKRSKRQRRPNKFYGYTSDDENMSTILAPPLQVGMQLIKPQPPPQLTWAKEDLPTPPKQRNRNNNNSHHHHSHSNGGTGLAGSSRKRSKQRSLIGAGGSRSAKRHKPDRENHLPPIPTLKIRPSLLPATAPPTDSSDSSSDEDDAEINVTSLAVPQPAPPPVLPPPPPVALPVQPPPPPPAATAFNQPIPPALLPNPGFATLQYFKANNIRYPIRPPAGARLAREGESVYCYCRCPYDEVSEMIACDGDNCLIEWFHFECVGIMVAPQGKWFCAECRPKYSEGIYQGAKPQ